A single Vulcanisaeta distributa DSM 14429 DNA region contains:
- the serS gene encoding serine--tRNA ligase, with protein MSWSLLDALRNRPDIVRDSLRKRRMDISIVDKFIELDNKWRSLKAEIDELRHRHNVITKEVSKLSGAEREKKIMEAKELLSEIQKKEKELDSIEKERERVLRSIPNLVHESVPYNCPEGVDSIPIRFYGTPKVWVGHIKEFKDQTERFGFNVPYETIDWKPIGHADMLEIVLGMGDTLKAGEVAGSRFYYLFDDLVMLDMALIAYAIDYMTKKGFRLVLPPYMLKYEVLSEILDMETFKDMVYKVENEDLYLIGTAEHPIAAYLRRMELLEDQLPLLFVGVSPSFRREASAGNRDMKGIFRVHQFHKVEQFVFSLPEESWRWHEELIRNAEELWQGLGLPYRVVVLCAHDMGRCAAKQYDLEVWMPAQGMYREMVSCSNCTDWQSAKLGIRVLRRDMRREFVHTLNSTAIASTRAITAILENYQEPDGTVVIPKVLRKYLEIFSKGPTDAIYPRKKVKRDDKGNPIIE; from the coding sequence ATGAGCTGGAGTTTATTGGATGCATTGAGGAATAGACCAGACATTGTTAGGGATTCACTTAGGAAGAGGAGAATGGACATTAGCATCGTTGATAAATTCATTGAGTTGGATAATAAGTGGAGGAGCCTTAAGGCGGAGATTGATGAGTTGAGGCATAGGCATAATGTGATCACTAAGGAGGTTAGCAAGCTAAGTGGTGCCGAGAGGGAGAAGAAGATAATGGAGGCTAAGGAATTATTAAGTGAGATTCAGAAGAAGGAGAAGGAGTTGGATAGCATTGAGAAGGAGAGGGAGAGGGTATTAAGGTCAATACCAAACCTTGTCCATGAAAGTGTACCCTATAACTGCCCAGAGGGTGTTGACTCAATACCCATTAGGTTCTACGGAACACCCAAGGTATGGGTCGGCCATATCAAGGAGTTTAAGGATCAGACAGAACGTTTTGGTTTTAACGTGCCTTATGAAACCATTGATTGGAAGCCCATTGGGCATGCTGACATGCTTGAGATTGTGCTTGGCATGGGTGATACGCTTAAGGCAGGTGAGGTTGCTGGGTCTAGGTTCTATTACCTATTCGATGACTTGGTAATGCTCGACATGGCACTGATCGCTTACGCCATTGATTATATGACTAAGAAGGGCTTCAGACTCGTGCTTCCACCATACATGCTAAAATACGAAGTACTCTCTGAGATCCTTGATATGGAGACGTTCAAGGACATGGTGTATAAGGTGGAGAATGAGGACCTATACCTAATTGGTACCGCTGAACACCCAATAGCCGCATACTTAAGGCGTATGGAGCTCCTTGAGGATCAATTACCACTACTATTCGTCGGAGTATCACCAAGCTTCAGGAGAGAGGCCAGCGCAGGTAATAGGGATATGAAGGGTATTTTCAGGGTTCACCAGTTCCATAAGGTTGAGCAATTCGTGTTTTCACTACCCGAGGAGAGTTGGAGGTGGCATGAGGAATTGATAAGAAATGCTGAGGAGTTGTGGCAGGGCCTTGGCTTACCATACAGGGTGGTGGTGCTTTGTGCCCATGATATGGGTAGGTGCGCCGCCAAGCAGTATGACCTCGAGGTTTGGATGCCTGCCCAGGGGATGTATAGGGAAATGGTATCATGCAGTAACTGCACTGACTGGCAATCCGCAAAGCTTGGGATTAGAGTCCTGAGGAGGGACATGAGGAGGGAGTTTGTGCATACCCTGAACTCAACGGCGATAGCCAGTACGAGGGCAATAACGGCAATACTCGAGAATTACCAAGAGCCGGATGGCACAGTGGTAATACCCAAAGTCCTGAGGAAGTATCTGGAGATATTTAGCAAAGGACCGACGGACGCCATTTATCCGAGGAAGAAAGTGAAGAGGGATGATAAGGGCAACCCAATTATTGAATAA
- a CDS encoding 3-methyl-2-oxobutanoate dehydrogenase subunit beta: MVTMNELHKYGRTKFIMPGTAACPGCPLQVGMRQLAMALDGKFTMVIPAGCSSIIPGTAPFTAYTVPVLHVPFASSPAVASGIARAVRQRGNNGPVVVWAGDGATADIGFATLSGAAYRNEDILYIMADNEAYMNTGIQASGTTPWMAWTTTSPRGKTEDRKDVALIMLMHKVPYVATASIAYPMDFIDKVRRAMQVKGFKFIHLHAPCPPGWRMEDAYTIRAARLAVETGAWILWEYNQGKLTISPPSLPYKDKSRRRPLEEYLKIQGRFAHLKPEDIKVMEEKIDRQWDLILKLAEIFK, encoded by the coding sequence ATGGTCACAATGAATGAACTGCACAAGTATGGGAGAACGAAATTCATAATGCCGGGGACGGCGGCATGCCCTGGATGCCCATTACAAGTGGGTATGAGGCAGCTGGCTATGGCGCTTGATGGTAAGTTCACCATGGTAATACCGGCTGGGTGCTCAAGTATAATACCGGGTACAGCGCCATTTACTGCGTATACCGTGCCTGTACTCCACGTACCGTTTGCGTCAAGCCCCGCGGTTGCGAGTGGTATAGCTAGGGCCGTTAGGCAGAGGGGTAATAACGGCCCTGTGGTTGTTTGGGCTGGTGATGGTGCAACGGCTGATATTGGATTTGCGACATTAAGTGGTGCCGCTTATAGGAATGAGGATATACTCTACATAATGGCTGATAATGAGGCATACATGAACACAGGTATTCAGGCGAGTGGTACAACGCCCTGGATGGCCTGGACAACCACATCGCCAAGGGGTAAGACTGAGGATAGGAAGGACGTAGCGCTGATAATGCTAATGCATAAGGTACCCTACGTAGCCACTGCAAGCATTGCATACCCAATGGACTTCATAGATAAGGTTAGGAGGGCAATGCAGGTTAAGGGGTTCAAGTTCATACACCTACATGCACCCTGTCCACCGGGTTGGCGCATGGAGGATGCCTATACCATCAGAGCTGCAAGGCTTGCTGTTGAGACTGGCGCCTGGATTCTATGGGAGTACAACCAGGGCAAGCTCACCATTAGTCCGCCAAGTCTTCCGTACAAGGATAAATCAAGGAGGAGGCCACTGGAGGAGTACCTGAAGATTCAGGGTAGGTTCGCTCACTTGAAGCCTGAGGATATTAAGGTCATGGAGGAGAAGATAGATAGGCAGTGGGATTTGATACTTAAGCTGGCTGAGATTTTTAAGTGA
- a CDS encoding pyruvate ferredoxin oxidoreductase encodes MSRQISLAKQVRKVLVGDHAVAEAVKLARVNVISAYPITPQTLIVERISEMIERGELRADYVRVESEFAALATVYGAAAGGARAFTATSSHGLFYMYEMLWWAAASRVPLVMAVVTRVVGPPWNIHDEHTDLLAIRDSGWIIGMAQNVQEAFDMTLTAFRISEDERVLLPVAVGLDGFILSHTAEPLDIPSQEDVDAWLPPRNPRIPYVIEPGGETITMGNLPRNDVYHALLKKYMDESMESAKKVIADVYDEYGKLTGRKYGPLTECYRCSDAKYLAVSMGAWSGDIMTAVDRLRDEGYPIGLLRIRYIRPFPEEDITGWINGMKGVIVFDRDYSAGMGGILASEVSGFVPSNVSFEGILAGVGGFDVSPDEFKTLMMEFINKVEHEGLVRVRKYWYIPKIER; translated from the coding sequence ATGAGTAGGCAGATATCCCTCGCCAAACAGGTTAGGAAGGTATTGGTCGGCGATCACGCGGTTGCTGAGGCCGTGAAACTAGCTAGAGTTAACGTGATATCGGCATATCCAATAACACCGCAGACATTAATTGTTGAGAGAATTAGCGAGATGATTGAGAGAGGAGAGTTGAGGGCTGATTACGTGAGGGTCGAGAGCGAATTTGCCGCATTAGCTACGGTATATGGAGCGGCTGCGGGCGGCGCGAGGGCTTTTACTGCAACTTCAAGCCACGGCCTATTCTACATGTACGAAATGCTCTGGTGGGCCGCAGCCTCAAGGGTTCCACTCGTAATGGCCGTGGTTACTAGGGTTGTTGGCCCGCCGTGGAATATACATGATGAGCACACGGATTTACTAGCCATTAGGGATAGTGGTTGGATAATTGGTATGGCTCAGAACGTGCAGGAGGCCTTTGATATGACATTGACAGCATTTAGAATAAGTGAGGATGAAAGAGTGCTATTACCAGTCGCTGTTGGGCTTGATGGATTCATACTTAGCCATACTGCGGAGCCCCTCGATATCCCATCACAGGAGGACGTAGATGCTTGGTTACCACCTAGGAACCCGAGAATCCCGTACGTCATTGAGCCTGGCGGTGAGACCATAACAATGGGTAATCTACCCCGTAATGACGTTTACCATGCATTGCTCAAGAAGTACATGGATGAGTCCATGGAGTCCGCAAAGAAGGTTATTGCGGATGTCTATGATGAATATGGTAAATTAACCGGTAGGAAGTATGGGCCATTGACTGAATGTTATAGATGCAGTGATGCTAAGTATTTGGCAGTGTCAATGGGTGCGTGGAGTGGGGATATAATGACTGCGGTTGATAGGCTTAGGGATGAGGGATATCCCATTGGCTTATTAAGAATTAGGTATATCAGGCCATTCCCTGAGGAAGACATTACTGGGTGGATTAATGGCATGAAGGGTGTAATAGTGTTTGACAGGGACTACTCAGCGGGTATGGGTGGAATTCTTGCAAGTGAGGTAAGTGGTTTTGTGCCTAGTAACGTATCGTTTGAAGGCATATTAGCGGGGGTTGGTGGTTTCGACGTCTCACCTGATGAGTTTAAGACGTTAATGATGGAGTTCATTAATAAGGTAGAACACGAAGGCCTGGTGAGGGTTAGGAAGTATTGGTATATACCGAAGATTGAGAGGTGA
- a CDS encoding 4Fe-4S binding protein: MSVAEKLRGLLLSTPAEGAGGRTGTWRVYRPVINYSKCTKCGICWLYCPENVIEWLEDKNVRIDYNYCKGCGICADVCPVKAIDMVKEGVV; this comes from the coding sequence ATGAGCGTTGCCGAGAAATTAAGGGGTCTCTTATTATCAACGCCTGCCGAGGGTGCTGGCGGTAGGACCGGTACGTGGCGTGTTTATAGACCCGTGATTAATTATTCTAAGTGCACTAAGTGCGGTATTTGCTGGCTTTATTGCCCTGAGAATGTGATTGAGTGGCTTGAGGATAAGAATGTTAGGATTGACTATAACTACTGCAAGGGCTGTGGAATCTGCGCGGATGTTTGTCCGGTCAAGGCCATTGACATGGTTAAGGAGGGGGTGGTGTGA
- a CDS encoding 2-oxoacid:acceptor oxidoreductase family protein, with amino-acid sequence MAEVTEFIILGRGGQGGVTAARILVSAALKDGKWGQAIPEFGAERRGAVVKSYARIADKPVPLHSNVRRADVLVVLVSSVLDLVNVDDLMKSRDSIIIVNSPSPIRTGYRTYYVDATSISEKLGLVIAGWHIVSTPLLGAVARVTGVVSLDSIIASLPEFVGRENLVKLNAEAVKMGYELVRGE; translated from the coding sequence ATGGCCGAGGTGACTGAATTCATAATCTTAGGTAGGGGTGGGCAAGGGGGTGTTACTGCCGCTAGGATCCTCGTGTCTGCCGCGCTTAAGGATGGTAAGTGGGGTCAGGCAATCCCTGAGTTTGGTGCTGAGCGTAGGGGTGCCGTTGTTAAGTCCTACGCAAGGATTGCCGATAAACCTGTACCTCTCCACAGCAATGTTAGGAGAGCTGATGTATTGGTGGTTCTCGTCTCGAGTGTTCTTGATTTGGTGAATGTGGATGATCTTATGAAGAGTAGGGACTCCATAATTATCGTTAATTCACCATCACCAATAAGGACTGGGTATAGAACTTACTACGTTGATGCAACATCAATAAGTGAGAAGCTTGGGCTTGTAATCGCTGGTTGGCACATAGTGAGTACTCCATTACTGGGTGCCGTTGCGAGGGTAACGGGTGTTGTAAGTCTTGACTCAATCATCGCCTCATTACCTGAGTTTGTTGGTAGAGAGAACCTGGTTAAATTGAATGCTGAGGCAGTTAAGATGGGTTATGAACTAGTCAGGGGTGAGTGA
- a CDS encoding YkgJ family cysteine cluster protein, giving the protein MAKIRIRLGTVFDDPEFFEVKMNCTKCGKCCLNTQMELLPEDIERITKLGYRLTDFAVFDGEMWRLRNVDGHCVFLNPQTMQCTIYENRPIGCRLYPLVYDDVEGPYIDKECPAWNTVGRNEINRLGKYLPLFIGRARQTNQWVRLRYGVRT; this is encoded by the coding sequence ATGGCTAAAATACGTATTAGGCTTGGCACGGTATTTGACGACCCTGAATTCTTCGAGGTTAAAATGAATTGCACCAAGTGCGGTAAGTGCTGTCTAAATACGCAAATGGAGCTTCTACCCGAGGATATTGAGAGGATAACTAAGCTTGGTTATAGGCTCACGGACTTCGCAGTATTTGATGGTGAGATGTGGCGGTTAAGGAATGTGGATGGACATTGCGTCTTCCTTAATCCACAGACCATGCAATGCACTATATATGAGAATAGACCGATTGGCTGTAGGTTGTATCCATTGGTTTACGATGATGTTGAAGGCCCATATATCGATAAGGAATGCCCGGCATGGAATACCGTGGGTCGTAATGAAATAAATAGACTTGGAAAATACCTGCCATTATTCATAGGTAGGGCACGTCAAACGAATCAATGGGTTAGATTGAGGTATGGCGTTAGGACTTAA
- a CDS encoding MTH1187 family thiamine-binding protein has protein sequence MSVIVEIAVDPIGTSSPSVGDYIKIAIDVIKRSGYKYEIGPMGTSVELPSVEALGKLLQDIHDTLYKVGIKRIVTTVRIDDRRDKAITMAYKVERVSK, from the coding sequence ATGAGCGTAATCGTGGAAATAGCGGTTGACCCCATAGGAACAAGCTCGCCAAGCGTTGGTGATTACATTAAAATCGCGATAGATGTGATTAAGAGGTCAGGTTATAAGTACGAAATCGGCCCCATGGGTACGTCAGTCGAGCTCCCAAGCGTTGAGGCGCTGGGTAAATTACTCCAGGATATCCACGACACCCTCTATAAAGTGGGCATTAAGAGGATTGTGACCACGGTTAGAATAGACGATAGAAGGGATAAGGCAATTACAATGGCTTATAAGGTTGAGAGAGTCAGTAAGTGA
- a CDS encoding cation-translocating P-type ATPase codes for MGINDEMSKVSIGLRFSNGREVHFKIIGMHCATCSLTVQKALLSVNGVLSASVSLANDEAVVIVDPAVFDYAKALKAVQGVGYDIYRETLTFMLKGLEPEEVNTIVRALHAPGVFSVVPNPVNHTVIITYNPLEIDEGGLRAIIENAGFKVIGVSKGGTEDFDVDRKAVETDLKDIKARLTVAIPLTALIFLLEALSIAGIIPGALYAIASFALSTPVQFYSGMRFIRGAVRAFRNVTANMDTLVTLGTLSAYVFSVLVLTHVISGDVFFDSSAAIITFILIGRYLETRLKLRVGSTMRELARLYPRSARVVRSGIETLVSINEVKPGDIVVVKEGEVIPVDGYVDGGEGYVDEAVMTGEPRPRHKGVGDLVLAGMVLTKGYLRIRATRSGEYAFIAQVIKQARQAQSLRLPIQSLVDRVASYFTWLVITAGAVTFIVWYLLGAPIYVAVLHMASVLVIACPCALGLATPISVVAGTNNALKHGILIRDSRAIELSPRIRAVAFDKTGTLTRGRFEVISVIGDEKVLYYAAVAEKGSEHPIARAILERAKEVYGEIPDADNYDTIPGMGIIAQRNGLTIGVGNEKLVKGFEAVINLEIERKVRESASDGYTVVYVIINNEVLGAIVLGDSLRPEAPAVINELRRIGMVPVIITGDRTEVAKMVARKLGIEHVYAGLTPDEKAEVVKELKDKFGITVMIGDGVNDAVALKVADIGMAMGTGTDIAKSAGDVVLLDSDLTKVLSFIKLSRKILSNIKFNILYAFIYNAVLIPIAAGAVPGLTIRPEWAGLAMALSSTTVTLNALRLRRSHV; via the coding sequence GTGGGTATTAATGATGAAATGAGTAAGGTGAGTATTGGACTTAGATTCAGTAATGGTAGGGAGGTCCACTTTAAAATCATTGGAATGCACTGTGCGACTTGCTCCCTGACCGTGCAAAAGGCGTTATTATCAGTTAATGGCGTGCTATCGGCCAGCGTCAGTCTTGCCAATGATGAGGCGGTCGTGATAGTTGACCCAGCGGTATTCGACTATGCCAAGGCCCTAAAGGCTGTGCAGGGGGTTGGTTACGATATCTACAGGGAAACACTAACATTCATGCTCAAGGGCCTTGAGCCTGAGGAAGTCAATACAATAGTCAGGGCACTACATGCCCCAGGGGTATTCAGTGTTGTTCCGAATCCCGTTAATCACACAGTAATTATTACGTACAATCCATTGGAAATCGATGAGGGTGGACTTAGGGCAATCATTGAGAACGCAGGTTTTAAGGTAATTGGCGTGAGTAAGGGAGGTACTGAGGACTTTGACGTTGATAGGAAGGCCGTTGAGACAGACCTAAAGGACATTAAGGCTAGGCTTACTGTGGCAATTCCTTTAACCGCCCTTATATTCTTACTCGAAGCCCTAAGCATTGCGGGGATCATACCAGGTGCCCTATATGCCATTGCCTCCTTCGCCCTATCGACCCCAGTCCAGTTCTACTCAGGGATGCGCTTCATTAGGGGTGCCGTCAGAGCCTTTAGAAATGTCACCGCAAATATGGACACCCTAGTAACGTTAGGTACTTTGTCGGCATACGTATTCAGCGTGCTAGTACTGACTCATGTGATTAGTGGAGACGTATTTTTTGACTCAAGCGCGGCGATAATCACGTTCATATTAATTGGTCGTTACCTGGAGACGAGACTTAAGCTTAGGGTTGGCTCGACAATGAGAGAATTAGCCAGGCTTTACCCAAGGAGCGCCAGGGTAGTCAGGAGTGGCATTGAGACTTTGGTCTCAATTAATGAGGTTAAGCCTGGTGATATTGTGGTTGTTAAGGAAGGTGAGGTAATACCAGTGGATGGTTATGTGGATGGTGGTGAGGGTTACGTGGACGAGGCTGTGATGACCGGAGAGCCAAGGCCAAGGCATAAGGGTGTCGGTGACCTGGTGCTAGCCGGCATGGTGCTCACGAAGGGTTACTTAAGGATTAGGGCAACTAGGAGTGGCGAGTACGCCTTTATTGCACAGGTGATTAAGCAGGCAAGGCAAGCTCAGTCGCTTCGTTTGCCTATACAATCACTCGTGGATAGGGTTGCCTCATACTTCACGTGGCTCGTAATAACGGCTGGCGCAGTAACCTTCATCGTTTGGTACCTACTGGGCGCGCCAATTTACGTGGCAGTACTTCACATGGCTTCCGTACTAGTCATTGCATGCCCATGTGCCCTCGGTCTAGCCACACCAATAAGTGTGGTGGCAGGTACAAACAATGCCTTAAAACATGGCATTTTAATCAGGGATTCAAGGGCAATAGAGCTCAGCCCGAGGATTAGGGCGGTGGCCTTTGATAAGACGGGCACCCTAACCCGGGGTAGGTTTGAGGTTATTTCAGTAATTGGTGATGAGAAGGTCCTTTACTACGCGGCAGTGGCGGAGAAGGGTTCCGAACACCCAATAGCCAGGGCTATTCTTGAAAGGGCAAAAGAGGTATATGGGGAAATCCCCGATGCGGATAATTATGATACCATACCGGGCATGGGCATTATCGCCCAGCGGAATGGCTTAACGATAGGTGTTGGTAATGAGAAGTTAGTTAAGGGATTTGAGGCGGTAATTAACTTGGAAATTGAAAGAAAGGTCCGTGAGAGTGCGAGTGATGGTTATACCGTAGTTTATGTAATAATCAATAATGAGGTGCTGGGAGCTATAGTGCTTGGTGATTCCTTAAGGCCTGAGGCTCCCGCGGTAATTAATGAGTTAAGGCGTATAGGTATGGTGCCCGTAATTATCACTGGTGATAGGACTGAGGTGGCAAAAATGGTGGCTAGGAAGTTAGGTATTGAGCATGTCTATGCAGGGTTAACGCCCGATGAAAAGGCTGAGGTAGTTAAGGAATTGAAGGATAAGTTCGGTATTACTGTCATGATTGGTGATGGCGTTAATGATGCGGTGGCGTTGAAAGTCGCCGATATTGGTATGGCCATGGGCACAGGCACGGACATAGCAAAGAGCGCTGGAGATGTGGTATTGCTAGATAGTGATTTAACGAAGGTACTTAGTTTCATTAAGTTATCAAGAAAGATACTAAGCAATATTAAGTTTAATATACTATATGCATTCATATATAATGCCGTATTAATACCAATAGCTGCTGGCGCCGTGCCTGGACTTACCATAAGGCCTGAGTGGGCTGGCTTGGCAATGGCATTGAGTAGCACAACGGTAACATTAAACGCATTAAGACTTAGGCGAAGCCACGTTTAA
- a CDS encoding YHS domain-containing protein: MGKAIDPVCGMEVDTSTQYKTIYKGKVYYFCSLMCKRAFEANPEYYLTHGPQGMPHEH, encoded by the coding sequence ATGGGTAAGGCTATAGATCCCGTATGTGGTATGGAGGTTGATACGAGTACGCAGTATAAAACCATCTACAAGGGTAAGGTGTATTACTTCTGCTCGCTGATGTGTAAACGGGCATTTGAGGCAAACCCAGAGTATTACCTGACGCACGGCCCTCAGGGAATGCCGCATGAGCATTAG
- a CDS encoding TRASH domain-containing protein yields MSKETTVSRFTDIEIRVLNVLRENARASVSEIAERLGVSRVTVYRALRSLINKGIKFTVDVPENSPRAFIITREPHADLGDCYKLVDGRYIVIVRARDFNELVTIIDGLRDKDEVYIALKPVSKQLISVGLVCDYCGGPITVPIIYRRGRRTYYLCCEACLRELKKKLSRSNKNKA; encoded by the coding sequence ATGAGTAAAGAAACAACTGTTTCTAGATTCACGGATATTGAGATCAGAGTATTAAACGTACTTAGGGAGAATGCCAGGGCTAGTGTTTCAGAAATAGCCGAGAGACTCGGCGTGTCGAGGGTGACCGTGTATAGGGCATTAAGGTCGTTGATTAATAAGGGCATTAAATTCACGGTAGATGTACCGGAGAATTCGCCAAGGGCATTCATAATAACTAGGGAACCTCATGCGGACCTTGGTGACTGCTATAAATTGGTTGATGGTAGGTACATAGTGATTGTGAGGGCTAGGGACTTCAATGAGTTGGTAACTATCATTGATGGGCTTAGGGATAAGGATGAGGTTTACATAGCGTTGAAACCCGTGAGTAAGCAGCTAATTAGTGTTGGTTTGGTGTGTGATTACTGTGGTGGGCCCATAACGGTGCCAATAATATACAGGAGGGGTAGGAGGACGTATTACCTATGCTGTGAGGCTTGTTTGAGGGAATTGAAGAAGAAATTGAGCAGGAGTAATAAAAATAAGGCCTAA